A portion of the Acidobacteriota bacterium genome contains these proteins:
- the hutU gene encoding urocanate hydratase — protein MLTTTRSVRSPRGATLSCLGWPQEAALRMLMNNLDADVAERPEDLVVYGGTGKAARNWECFDAIVETLRRLKADETLVVQSGKPVAVFRTHPWSPRVIIANSLLVPAWANWTTFRDLEDKGLTMYGQMTAGSWIYIGTQGILQGTYETLAAVARTHFGGTLRGRLTVTAGLGGMGGAQPLAVTMNEGVALVIEVDPDRIARRLATRYLDEATTSLDDALARCAAYQRDGVARSIGLEGNAADVLPELVARGLTPDVLTDQTSAHDALVGYVPNGLSLADAAQLRAADPAEYVRRSTAAMGVHVQAMLTMQSRGAVTFDYGNNIRARAMEAGVTNAFDIHGFVPEYVRPLFCEGKGPFRWAALSGDPADIAATDDLALEMFAHDAALCRWIRLARERVAFQGLPARIFWLRCGDRARFGLAINDLVRRGRISAPIVIGRDHLDAGSVASPNRETESMRDGSDAIADWPVLNALLNVASGATWVSVHHGGGVGIGYSLHAGMVVVADGTAEADERLSRVLTSDPGMGVVRHADAGYPTAVETAITRGVDMPMLRRAAGGHS, from the coding sequence ATGCTCACCACGACTCGCTCCGTTCGGTCGCCCCGCGGCGCAACGCTCTCCTGCCTGGGATGGCCGCAGGAAGCGGCGCTGCGCATGCTCATGAACAACCTGGATGCGGATGTGGCCGAACGTCCCGAAGACCTGGTGGTCTACGGCGGCACCGGCAAAGCCGCGAGAAACTGGGAATGTTTCGACGCCATCGTTGAAACACTGCGTCGCCTCAAGGCAGACGAGACGCTGGTGGTGCAGTCGGGCAAGCCGGTGGCGGTCTTCCGCACGCACCCGTGGTCGCCGCGCGTGATCATCGCCAATTCCCTGCTGGTGCCGGCATGGGCCAACTGGACGACCTTCCGCGATCTCGAGGATAAGGGCCTGACGATGTACGGCCAGATGACCGCGGGCTCGTGGATCTACATCGGCACGCAGGGCATTCTCCAGGGCACGTACGAAACGCTGGCCGCCGTGGCCCGCACCCACTTTGGCGGCACGCTCCGCGGCCGCCTCACCGTCACCGCCGGCCTGGGCGGCATGGGCGGCGCGCAGCCGCTGGCGGTCACGATGAATGAGGGCGTGGCTCTGGTCATCGAAGTGGATCCCGATCGCATCGCACGCCGACTCGCCACCCGCTATCTCGATGAGGCGACCACATCGCTCGACGACGCGCTGGCGCGGTGCGCCGCGTACCAACGCGATGGCGTGGCGCGATCAATCGGCCTCGAAGGCAACGCGGCCGACGTGTTGCCCGAGCTGGTCGCGCGCGGCCTCACGCCCGACGTCCTGACGGATCAAACCTCCGCGCACGACGCGCTCGTCGGGTACGTCCCCAACGGCCTCTCACTGGCCGACGCCGCACAGTTGCGCGCCGCCGACCCGGCTGAATACGTCCGGCGATCCACGGCGGCGATGGGCGTACACGTACAGGCCATGCTGACGATGCAGTCGCGCGGCGCGGTGACGTTTGACTACGGCAACAACATCCGCGCACGGGCAATGGAGGCCGGCGTCACAAACGCGTTCGACATCCACGGCTTCGTGCCCGAATACGTGCGTCCCCTGTTCTGCGAAGGCAAGGGACCGTTCAGGTGGGCGGCGCTTTCAGGCGACCCGGCCGACATTGCGGCCACCGACGACCTCGCGCTCGAGATGTTTGCGCATGACGCCGCGCTCTGCCGCTGGATTCGGCTGGCGCGCGAACGCGTGGCGTTCCAGGGCCTCCCGGCGCGCATCTTCTGGCTCAGGTGCGGCGACCGCGCGCGATTCGGCCTCGCCATCAATGATCTCGTCCGCCGTGGCCGCATCTCGGCCCCGATTGTCATCGGCCGCGACCATCTGGACGCCGGCTCGGTCGCATCCCCTAATCGCGAGACCGAGAGCATGCGCGACGGAAGCGACGCCATCGCCGACTGGCCCGTGCTCAACGCCCTGCTCAACGTCGCGTCGGGCGCCACCTGGGTGTCGGTGCATCACGGCGGAGGTGTTGGTATCGGATACTCCCTCCATGCCGGCATGGTGGTGGTGGCCGACGGCACCGCGGAAGCCGACGAGCGGCTCTCGCGCGTGCTCACCTCCGACCCCGGCATGGGTGTGGTGCGTCACGCGGATGCGGGATACCCCACGGCCGTTGAGACGGCCATCACCCGCGGCGTGGACATGCCGATGCTGCGGCGTGCGGCGGGAGGCCACTCATGA
- a CDS encoding histidine ammonia-lyase: MVLLDGHSLTLDDLHRVAFDRVPVGLAPEAALRVNAARAVVDAHAARPEPVYGINTGFGALAEVAIPADQLAALQVNLLRSHAAGVDAPLSVPEVRAVMTLRANVLACGRSGIRLSTLEALIALLNAGIHPRVPSRGSVGASGDLAPLAHLALVLIGEGEVINNGDGCRSVGEKTTSEVVSGGVNAETTSEVVFPSTDRHPSPSLPALQAAGLSAVSLGPKEGLALINGTQASTGVLALAVQRAMRLSRAADIAAAMSIDALRGSTKPFDARIHDARPVPGQAAAAANVRALLDGSAINASHLHCGKVQDAYALRCTPQVHGSAREAMAFAHRLATIEANSATDNPMVFAEEGDIVSGGNFHGAPVALAADTLCIGLAQLATISERRTDRMMTPHESGLPAFLIRDSGLNSGLMMAHVTAAALTAEIKTLAHPAAVDTIPTSAGREDHVSMSMGAALKAARIVELLTHVLAIEVLAASQALDLLAPLSTSTALQRAHNAVRAVVPTLTVDRTPAPDIQAIAALISDGALERACSLQLS, translated from the coding sequence ATGGTTCTCCTCGACGGTCACTCCCTCACTCTTGACGACCTGCACCGTGTGGCCTTCGACCGTGTCCCGGTCGGATTGGCGCCCGAGGCCGCACTGCGCGTCAACGCGGCCCGTGCGGTGGTGGACGCGCACGCCGCGCGTCCGGAGCCGGTCTACGGCATCAACACCGGATTTGGTGCGCTGGCAGAAGTCGCCATCCCCGCCGACCAGCTCGCCGCGCTGCAGGTGAATCTGCTGCGCAGCCATGCCGCGGGTGTGGATGCACCGCTGTCGGTGCCCGAAGTGCGCGCCGTGATGACGCTGCGCGCGAATGTGCTGGCGTGCGGACGTTCCGGCATCCGGCTCTCCACACTCGAAGCGCTGATCGCCCTGCTCAACGCCGGCATCCACCCCCGCGTGCCGTCACGCGGCTCGGTCGGCGCCAGCGGCGACCTCGCCCCCCTCGCCCACCTCGCGCTGGTGCTGATTGGTGAGGGGGAGGTCATAAACAACGGGGACGGGTGTCGATCTGTGGGAGAGAAAACGACCTCTGAGGTCGTTTCCGGTGGGGTCAATGCGGAAACGACCTCAGAGGTCGTTTTCCCTTCCACAGATCGACACCCGTCCCCCTCTCTTCCCGCCCTCCAGGCCGCCGGGCTGTCGGCGGTTTCTTTAGGCCCCAAAGAGGGGCTGGCGCTGATCAATGGCACGCAGGCCAGCACCGGAGTGCTGGCGCTGGCCGTGCAGCGAGCGATGCGTCTGTCGCGCGCGGCCGACATCGCAGCCGCCATGAGCATCGATGCCCTGCGCGGCTCCACGAAGCCGTTCGACGCGCGCATTCACGACGCGCGGCCGGTGCCAGGGCAGGCCGCTGCTGCCGCCAACGTGCGCGCGCTGCTCGACGGCAGCGCCATCAACGCGTCGCACCTGCATTGCGGCAAAGTGCAGGACGCGTACGCATTGCGCTGCACCCCGCAGGTGCATGGGTCGGCGCGTGAGGCCATGGCGTTCGCGCATCGCCTCGCCACGATCGAAGCCAACTCGGCCACCGACAACCCGATGGTCTTCGCCGAAGAAGGCGACATTGTCTCGGGCGGAAATTTTCACGGTGCGCCTGTGGCTCTCGCCGCCGACACCCTGTGCATCGGACTGGCGCAGTTGGCCACCATCAGCGAACGGCGCACCGACCGGATGATGACGCCGCATGAAAGCGGTCTGCCCGCGTTCCTGATTCGCGACTCCGGTCTCAACTCCGGCTTGATGATGGCGCACGTCACGGCCGCAGCACTGACAGCCGAGATCAAAACACTGGCGCATCCCGCCGCGGTCGATACCATTCCGACGTCCGCCGGACGCGAAGATCACGTCAGCATGAGCATGGGCGCCGCCCTCAAAGCTGCGCGCATCGTTGAGTTACTCACGCACGTGCTGGCCATCGAGGTGCTGGCGGCCTCGCAGGCGCTTGATCTGCTCGCGCCGCTCTCCACATCCACCGCACTCCAGCGCGCGCACAACGCCGTGCGCGCCGTGGTGCCGACATTGACCGTCGATCGCACGCCGGCGCCTGATATTCAGGCGATCGCTGCGCTCATCAGCGACGGCGCCCTGGAGCGCGCGTGCTCACTTCAATTGTCCTGA
- a CDS encoding adenylosuccinate synthase produces MNLCVLGAQWGDEGKGKIVDLLTPHFNVVARYQGGHNAGHTVYVSGRKFVLHLIPSGILHPGVICLIGNGVVMDPRALFAEVDELAGMGFDVRGRLFVSDKAHLILPYHRELDILSEARRGERKIGTTSRGIGPAYEDKIGRRGVRVGDLRDTSADGPLVGAIRENVDARNRLVGNSEMKWQDVLADVRKAWVRLEPLVTDVSLYLSKAMAAGQRVMFEGAQGTLLDIDHGTYPYVTSSNAIAGGACTGLGIGPKTIGAVLGVTKAYTTRVGEGPLPTELLGEMGERLRESGQEYGASTGRPRRCGWYDAVAVRYAVRINGLDALALTKLDVLDGIEALEICTGYRCGSEVLTEMPGDTAQLALCEPIYETLPGWSEPTRGVTRYMDLNANARAYVRRLEEVTGVPAAIVSTGSERDHTIIRDDSVAAAWFR; encoded by the coding sequence ATGAATCTGTGTGTACTCGGGGCCCAGTGGGGCGATGAAGGCAAAGGCAAGATTGTTGACCTGTTGACGCCGCACTTCAATGTGGTGGCGCGTTACCAGGGCGGACACAACGCCGGCCACACCGTCTATGTCAGCGGACGCAAGTTTGTCCTCCATCTCATTCCGTCAGGGATTCTGCATCCCGGCGTCATCTGCCTCATCGGCAATGGCGTGGTGATGGACCCCCGCGCGTTGTTTGCCGAGGTTGATGAACTGGCCGGCATGGGCTTTGATGTGCGGGGACGCCTCTTCGTCTCGGACAAAGCGCATCTCATCCTGCCGTATCACCGCGAACTGGACATCCTCTCGGAGGCTCGTCGCGGCGAACGCAAGATCGGTACGACGTCGCGAGGCATTGGCCCCGCGTATGAAGACAAGATCGGCCGTCGCGGTGTGCGCGTGGGTGACCTGCGCGACACCTCCGCTGATGGACCACTCGTGGGCGCGATTCGCGAGAACGTGGATGCGCGCAATCGGCTCGTCGGCAACTCCGAGATGAAGTGGCAGGACGTGCTGGCCGATGTGCGAAAGGCCTGGGTGCGCCTCGAGCCGCTCGTCACCGATGTCTCCTTGTACTTGAGCAAGGCTATGGCCGCGGGCCAGCGCGTGATGTTTGAAGGCGCACAGGGCACGTTGCTCGACATCGATCACGGCACCTACCCCTACGTCACGTCGTCAAACGCCATCGCAGGCGGCGCGTGCACGGGGCTGGGCATCGGGCCAAAAACGATTGGCGCCGTGCTCGGCGTGACCAAGGCCTACACCACGCGAGTGGGTGAGGGGCCGCTGCCGACTGAGTTGCTTGGTGAGATGGGCGAACGGCTGCGCGAGAGCGGTCAGGAGTACGGCGCGTCTACCGGCCGGCCGCGGCGCTGCGGGTGGTACGACGCCGTGGCGGTGCGATACGCGGTGCGCATCAACGGCCTGGACGCACTCGCGCTCACCAAACTCGACGTGCTGGACGGCATCGAGGCGCTGGAAATCTGCACCGGGTACCGCTGTGGCAGCGAGGTGCTGACCGAGATGCCGGGCGACACCGCACAGCTCGCGCTGTGCGAGCCCATCTACGAGACCTTGCCAGGGTGGAGCGAGCCCACGCGCGGGGTGACGCGTTACATGGATCTGAACGCCAACGCCCGCGCGTACGTCCGCCGGCTCGAGGAAGTCACGGGCGTGCCGGCGGCGATCGTGTCAACCGGCTCGGAGCGCGATCACACGATCATCCGCGACGACTCCGTCGCCGCCGCCTGGTTCCGGTAA
- a CDS encoding BrxA/BrxB family bacilliredoxin codes for MPYPEYLVAPMRQELTAVGARECRTAADVDATVASPGVVMMVVNSVCGCAAGKARPGIAMALQHANKPDVVATVFAGADIEATDRARQYFTGIAPSSPSIALLRDGKVVYMVERRDIESRSADAIADVLTMAFDRFCVPTTAGTTN; via the coding sequence ATGCCTTACCCCGAATACCTCGTTGCCCCCATGCGTCAGGAACTGACCGCCGTTGGCGCCCGCGAGTGCCGTACGGCCGCTGACGTGGACGCCACTGTGGCGTCACCGGGCGTGGTCATGATGGTCGTCAATTCGGTCTGCGGCTGCGCCGCAGGCAAAGCGCGCCCCGGCATTGCGATGGCGCTGCAACACGCGAACAAACCCGATGTGGTGGCCACCGTGTTTGCGGGCGCCGACATCGAAGCGACCGATCGCGCGCGCCAGTACTTCACCGGCATCGCGCCATCGTCTCCCTCGATCGCGTTGCTGCGCGACGGCAAGGTGGTCTACATGGTGGAACGCCGCGACATCGAGTCGCGCTCCGCTGACGCCATCGCCGACGTCCTCACGATGGCGTTCGACCGCTTCTGCGTGCCGACAACAGCAGGCACGACGAACTGA
- a CDS encoding HAD-IA family hydrolase yields MPVLLCDLDDTLFDHEGATRDALEHLRGGYQVLTQWSLDELDQRHRVLLEAIHLDVLNGRLTIDEARRERFGRLLTQAGLDDPAATATLAAAYREAYASHWQPVPGAIEFLRAVRAAGYAIVIVTNNGVAEQQLKLARCGFDVLVDAMVTSEEAGVSKPARGIFEQALARAGSTPGDAVMLGDAWHADVEGARASGVAPVWFNRARRPSPDPTVTELVSLAPAAEALAVVTQAALAQRNAS; encoded by the coding sequence GTGCCCGTCCTGCTGTGCGACCTCGACGACACGCTCTTTGACCACGAAGGAGCCACCCGCGACGCGCTCGAACATCTGCGCGGCGGGTATCAGGTTCTGACCCAGTGGTCACTCGATGAACTCGACCAGCGGCACCGGGTGCTCCTGGAAGCCATTCACCTTGATGTGCTGAACGGCCGTCTGACGATAGACGAGGCGCGGCGGGAGCGATTCGGGAGGCTGTTGACGCAGGCCGGCCTGGATGACCCGGCCGCAACTGCGACCCTCGCCGCGGCGTACCGCGAGGCGTACGCCTCTCACTGGCAGCCCGTGCCCGGCGCGATCGAGTTTCTGCGCGCGGTGCGCGCGGCGGGATACGCCATCGTGATCGTCACAAACAACGGTGTGGCCGAGCAGCAGTTGAAGCTCGCGCGGTGCGGATTTGATGTGCTGGTGGATGCGATGGTGACGTCAGAGGAAGCGGGTGTGAGCAAACCGGCGCGGGGTATCTTCGAACAGGCGCTGGCGCGCGCCGGCTCGACGCCGGGCGACGCCGTGATGCTGGGCGATGCGTGGCACGCCGACGTTGAGGGCGCACGGGCCAGCGGTGTCGCGCCGGTGTGGTTTAATCGCGCGCGCCGGCCGAGTCCGGACCCGACGGTGACCGAACTGGTATCGCTGGCGCCGGCGGCTGAGGCGCTGGCCGTCGTGACTCAGGCCGCCCTCGCTCAGAGAAACGCATCATGA
- a CDS encoding DinB family protein, translating into MTPSYVLTEENVAGQIADIRVRLDRLCAGLSAAQLNWQADAGRRWSVGQCLDHITKTTHLYGGHLETAIAGAPRAAGAGARPNWLGRVFIWVIEPPVRFKAPAPDSVQPGSSLDPATVRTEAEDALVFLQELTARAIGVDAGRVRFANPFARGSRVFNVPTGVLVMLAHTRRHLEQAERLRARPDFPSA; encoded by the coding sequence ATGACGCCATCGTACGTGCTCACAGAAGAGAACGTCGCCGGCCAGATCGCCGACATTCGTGTGCGACTCGATCGGCTATGCGCGGGGCTGAGCGCAGCGCAGCTCAATTGGCAAGCCGATGCCGGCCGCCGGTGGAGCGTGGGGCAGTGCCTGGACCACATCACGAAGACGACGCACCTGTACGGGGGGCACCTTGAGACGGCGATCGCCGGGGCTCCACGCGCGGCGGGAGCCGGTGCGCGGCCCAACTGGCTGGGGCGGGTGTTCATCTGGGTCATCGAACCACCGGTGCGATTCAAGGCGCCCGCTCCTGACTCCGTGCAGCCGGGTTCCTCGCTGGATCCGGCCACTGTCCGAACCGAGGCGGAGGACGCGCTCGTGTTTCTGCAGGAGCTGACCGCACGTGCCATTGGCGTGGATGCGGGCCGTGTGCGGTTCGCCAATCCGTTCGCGCGGGGCAGCCGCGTGTTTAACGTGCCCACCGGCGTGCTGGTGATGCTGGCGCACACGCGCCGGCATCTGGAGCAGGCCGAGCGCCTCAGGGCGCGGCCCGATTTTCCGTCAGCGTGA
- a CDS encoding DMT family transporter, which yields MLTLGKLGLCLAGLRLLPLTILALLGFATNSLLTRAAIRGDHLDAWTFMVVRLITGAIMLWVLKTTSEVVFKTAHEKLPQRSFSLSARGSWLMAIWLAGYAVLFTLAYVRIDAGPGALLLFGSVQLTMFGAALARGETLSVRHGIGVALALAGFLVLTLPGLSAPDPWGAVLMAGAGACWGAYSLAGRGASDPLGATAHNFLRAAVIGVLIALAIGATGAAGAMGARYTLTGLALATASGAFASGLAYAAWYAVLPSLPVWRAATVQLAVPVLTALAATIVLNEQMTWRLSASMVLVIAGIGLATTSRVRSR from the coding sequence ATGTTAACTCTGGGAAAACTCGGTCTATGCTTGGCGGGCTTGCGCCTGCTGCCTCTGACCATCCTCGCACTGCTGGGCTTTGCCACCAACTCGCTCCTGACGCGCGCTGCCATCCGTGGCGACCACCTGGACGCATGGACGTTCATGGTGGTGCGGCTGATCACCGGCGCGATCATGTTGTGGGTACTTAAAACGACCTCTGAGGTAGTTTTTAAAACCGCCCACGAAAAACTACCTCAGAGGTCGTTTTCTCTCTCCGCACGCGGCTCCTGGCTTATGGCCATCTGGCTCGCCGGGTACGCGGTGCTGTTCACCCTCGCCTATGTGCGCATCGATGCGGGACCGGGCGCCCTGCTCCTGTTCGGCAGCGTGCAGCTCACGATGTTTGGCGCCGCCCTCGCACGCGGCGAGACATTATCGGTCCGCCACGGCATTGGCGTGGCGCTCGCGCTGGCCGGCTTCCTGGTACTGACGCTGCCGGGTCTGAGCGCGCCTGATCCGTGGGGCGCCGTGCTCATGGCCGGGGCCGGCGCGTGCTGGGGCGCGTATTCCCTGGCGGGGCGCGGCGCCAGCGACCCGCTGGGCGCCACCGCGCACAACTTCCTGCGCGCGGCCGTCATCGGTGTGCTCATCGCCCTGGCAATCGGCGCGACCGGCGCGGCCGGCGCGATGGGCGCGAGGTATACCCTCACCGGCCTTGCACTGGCCACCGCCTCCGGCGCCTTCGCGTCGGGACTGGCGTATGCGGCCTGGTACGCGGTGCTCCCGTCGCTTCCCGTGTGGCGCGCCGCCACGGTCCAGCTCGCAGTACCGGTCCTCACCGCACTCGCGGCCACGATCGTCCTGAATGAACAGATGACCTGGCGACTGAGCGCGTCGATGGTGCTGGTCATTGCGGGCATCGGGCTCGCGACGACCAGTCGCGTGCGATCACGCTGA
- a CDS encoding amidase — protein sequence MRVGILLCLSLVLALSPAARTQPQSFDVAEATIADIHAAMRAGRLTCSALVSAYLARIEAHDKRGAALNAIVQINDAAPREAADLDRRFAATGLTGPLHCIPTIVKDNFETIGLQSAAGSLALQGFVSDRDAFLVARIKSAGAIVLAKSNMAEWAFSPLETVNSLLPGYTRNPYATDRVTAGSSGGTAAAVAASFGAVGLGSDTGNSIRGPSAHQALVGIRSTMGLTSRTGVVPLNLLADIAGPMTRTMADAVAVFQAIVGEDPDDNVTAQSRGRAIPVYAASLKADGLKGARIGVLRQAYERGGVDPEVVTVFTAALAAMERAGATIVDPAAIDLTAVPRPQGGGSCGGFKYDITQWFARHAGKTPVGSLAEVIKSRKFHPSIQARLESAERSTPAEPGSPACLAAAEYGKAYGAAVTARMDELKLDAYVYPTWSYPPRLIGDLNTPGGDNSQVFSPTTGFPSISVPMGYTRENRLPAGITFFGRAWDEATLIRLGYAYEQATKHRRAPVLR from the coding sequence ATGCGTGTCGGGATCCTGCTCTGTCTTTCACTCGTACTTGCCCTGTCGCCGGCAGCCAGGACCCAGCCCCAGAGCTTCGATGTCGCCGAAGCGACCATCGCCGACATTCATGCGGCGATGCGCGCGGGCCGGCTCACCTGCAGCGCCCTGGTGTCGGCCTACCTGGCCAGAATCGAGGCGCACGACAAACGTGGCGCTGCGCTCAATGCCATCGTGCAAATCAACGACGCGGCACCGCGTGAAGCGGCGGATTTGGATCGACGGTTTGCGGCCACGGGGCTGACGGGACCGTTGCACTGCATCCCGACCATCGTGAAAGACAACTTCGAAACGATCGGGCTGCAGAGCGCAGCCGGTTCGCTCGCGCTCCAGGGCTTTGTCTCCGACCGGGACGCATTTCTCGTCGCGCGCATCAAATCCGCCGGCGCCATCGTTCTCGCCAAGTCCAACATGGCGGAGTGGGCGTTCAGCCCGCTTGAAACGGTGAACTCGCTTCTTCCGGGCTACACGCGCAACCCGTATGCGACCGACCGCGTGACGGCCGGGTCCAGCGGTGGCACGGCTGCGGCGGTGGCCGCCAGTTTCGGCGCCGTCGGCCTCGGGTCTGACACGGGCAATTCCATTCGCGGTCCGTCAGCACATCAGGCGCTGGTGGGCATCCGATCGACGATGGGATTGACGAGCCGCACGGGAGTGGTGCCACTCAACCTGCTGGCGGATATCGCGGGGCCAATGACGCGGACCATGGCGGATGCGGTGGCAGTATTCCAGGCGATTGTCGGTGAAGACCCCGATGACAACGTCACCGCGCAGAGTCGCGGACGCGCCATTCCCGTGTATGCGGCGTCGCTCAAGGCCGATGGCCTGAAGGGCGCGCGCATCGGCGTGCTGCGCCAGGCCTACGAACGCGGCGGCGTGGATCCGGAAGTGGTGACCGTGTTCACGGCCGCGCTGGCAGCTATGGAGCGTGCGGGCGCGACCATTGTGGATCCCGCTGCCATCGACTTGACGGCCGTGCCGCGGCCCCAGGGTGGGGGTTCATGTGGCGGATTCAAATACGACATCACGCAGTGGTTCGCCCGGCACGCCGGGAAGACGCCTGTCGGCTCCCTGGCAGAGGTCATCAAATCGCGGAAGTTTCATCCGTCCATTCAGGCGCGACTTGAGTCCGCCGAACGGAGCACGCCAGCCGAACCCGGCTCCCCCGCCTGCCTTGCCGCAGCGGAGTACGGGAAGGCCTACGGCGCCGCAGTCACCGCGCGCATGGATGAACTCAAGCTCGACGCCTACGTGTATCCGACCTGGAGTTATCCGCCGCGGCTGATCGGGGACCTCAACACACCAGGCGGCGACAACAGTCAGGTGTTCTCGCCGACGACGGGCTTCCCGTCCATCAGCGTGCCGATGGGCTACACGCGCGAGAACCGCCTGCCGGCCGGCATCACCTTCTTCGGCCGCGCGTGGGACGAAGCCACACTCATCCGCCTCGGCTACGCCTACGAGCAGGCGACCAAACACCGGCGCGCGCCGGTGCTGCGCTAA
- a CDS encoding cytochrome c: MAKGRFVWVVMALALVSFVATPLAASGDKVKGAKVYQDAKCSVCHKIGTTGGKMGPDISKVGTTRNEDWLKKYLANPKAENPKNKMPPVKAKGEDLEHLIAYLLSLK; encoded by the coding sequence ATGGCAAAAGGACGCTTCGTGTGGGTGGTGATGGCGCTGGCACTGGTTTCATTCGTGGCGACGCCGCTGGCGGCATCCGGAGATAAGGTCAAGGGCGCAAAGGTCTACCAGGACGCCAAGTGCTCGGTGTGCCACAAGATCGGCACCACGGGCGGCAAGATGGGGCCCGACATCTCAAAGGTGGGCACGACACGCAACGAGGACTGGCTGAAGAAATATCTGGCCAACCCCAAGGCGGAGAACCCGAAGAACAAGATGCCGCCAGTGAAGGCAAAGGGCGAAGATCTCGAACACCTGATCGCGTACCTGCTGTCCCTCAAATAA
- a CDS encoding Rieske (2Fe-2S) protein, producing the protein MTPNNSLKANPLGQPADPGRRRAIDWLLGSWLAGVCGAVFYPVMRFLVPPEVTEAPTLSVKAGPAATLANNTARLVPFGQTPAIVVRLKTGELRAFAGTCTHLSCTVQYRPDLEHIWCACHNGHYDLTGRNISGPPPRPLDGFEANVQGDEIVITRRT; encoded by the coding sequence ATGACGCCCAACAACAGCCTGAAGGCAAATCCGCTGGGCCAGCCCGCTGATCCGGGCCGGCGCCGTGCGATCGACTGGTTGCTTGGATCGTGGCTCGCGGGTGTGTGTGGTGCGGTGTTTTATCCCGTCATGCGCTTCCTCGTGCCGCCCGAGGTGACTGAAGCCCCGACGCTCTCTGTGAAGGCGGGGCCCGCGGCCACTCTTGCGAACAACACCGCGCGACTGGTGCCGTTTGGCCAGACGCCGGCGATTGTGGTGCGTCTGAAAACGGGGGAACTGCGGGCGTTTGCCGGGACCTGCACGCATCTCTCGTGCACCGTGCAGTACCGGCCCGACCTGGAACACATCTGGTGCGCGTGCCACAACGGCCACTACGACTTGACCGGGCGCAACATCTCCGGACCACCCCCGCGCCCCCTCGATGGCTTTGAAGCCAACGTGCAGGGCGACGAGATCGTCATCACGCGGCGAACCTGA
- a CDS encoding cytochrome bc complex cytochrome b subunit, whose translation MSRTRAWFAERLPLDAIQAAIDHKTVPQHRHSFWYYLGGMTLFFFGVQVATGILLLLYYRPSATEAYDSVQFIMTRVPFGWLIRSIHSWSANLMVGAAFIHLFSVLYLKAYRKPRELTWISGMLLLFITMGFGFTGYLLPWNELAFFATRVGTDIPGAIPVVGEAIVTFLRGGPEVSGATLTRFYGIHVAVLPAITTVLLGLHLVLVQYHGMSVPPSVEEQAARSGRPVPTMPFVPHFALRDLFGWVVALALLAGLSAYLPWELGVKADLFAPAPAGIKPEWFFLWTFQALKVMPGHVLGIEGELVAIGALTLGAIGIIVLPFLDPNTARSRRIVAWLATLAALFMVVMTVWSLMGGGE comes from the coding sequence ATGTCTCGCACACGCGCCTGGTTTGCCGAACGCCTTCCGCTTGATGCGATTCAGGCGGCGATCGATCACAAGACCGTTCCCCAGCATCGCCACTCCTTCTGGTACTACCTGGGTGGTATGACCCTGTTCTTCTTCGGCGTGCAGGTGGCCACGGGCATCCTCCTGCTCCTGTATTACCGGCCGAGCGCCACCGAGGCCTACGACAGCGTGCAGTTCATCATGACGCGCGTGCCGTTCGGGTGGCTCATCCGCTCGATCCATTCGTGGTCGGCCAACCTCATGGTGGGCGCCGCGTTTATCCACTTGTTCAGCGTGTTGTATCTCAAGGCCTACCGGAAGCCGCGCGAGCTCACATGGATCTCGGGGATGCTCCTGCTCTTCATCACGATGGGGTTCGGCTTCACGGGGTATCTGCTGCCGTGGAACGAACTCGCGTTTTTCGCCACACGGGTGGGCACCGACATCCCGGGCGCCATTCCCGTGGTGGGTGAAGCCATCGTCACGTTCCTGCGCGGCGGACCGGAGGTGTCGGGGGCAACGCTGACGCGTTTTTATGGCATTCACGTCGCCGTGCTGCCGGCGATCACCACCGTGCTGCTCGGGCTGCATCTGGTGCTGGTGCAGTACCACGGGATGAGCGTGCCGCCGTCGGTGGAAGAACAGGCGGCTCGGTCGGGACGGCCGGTGCCGACGATGCCGTTTGTGCCGCATTTTGCGTTGCGCGATCTGTTTGGGTGGGTCGTGGCGCTGGCGTTGCTGGCAGGCCTTTCGGCGTACCTGCCCTGGGAACTGGGCGTCAAGGCAGACCTATTCGCGCCGGCGCCCGCAGGCATCAAGCCTGAGTGGTTCTTCCTGTGGACGTTCCAGGCGCTCAAGGTGATGCCGGGACACGTGCTTGGCATTGAAGGGGAGCTGGTCGCCATCGGCGCACTCACGCTTGGGGCCATCGGCATCATCGTGCTGCCGTTCCTGGACCCGAACACGGCCCGCTCACGCCGCATCGTGGCGTGGCTCGCCACGTTGGCCGCGTTGTTCATGGTGGTGATGACCGTGTGGTCACTGATGGGAGGCGGAGAGTGA